Proteins encoded within one genomic window of Raineyella fluvialis:
- a CDS encoding IclR family transcriptional regulator, translating to MANSASGESVISRAMRVIEAFTAGSTVLGVSEVAQRTGLPLATAHRIVAELEAERVLERDSQRKIRMGTRLWEISQRSSREMSLRMAALPVMHDLQALVKSHVQLAVISDGEVLYLERLSRRNAVVNLAHPASRIPPYLCSSGLALLAEAPREVQSRVTDGPLTVSTDHSIRTGDQLRAILAEARRRGFAVSYGYIQPTAKGIAVPVRDPDGRTVAALSVVVPLEVDHLPIIPAMITASRLITEGLAPHHYTSDDDPWRVRGTGQRASRPRTTGADAD from the coding sequence ATGGCAAACTCGGCGAGTGGTGAATCGGTCATTTCCAGGGCGATGCGGGTGATCGAGGCGTTCACGGCCGGCAGCACCGTGCTCGGCGTCTCCGAGGTCGCGCAGCGTACGGGTCTGCCGCTGGCCACCGCCCATCGCATCGTCGCCGAGTTGGAGGCCGAGCGTGTCCTGGAGCGGGACAGCCAGCGCAAGATCCGGATGGGCACCCGGCTCTGGGAGATCTCGCAACGGTCCTCTCGGGAGATGAGTCTGCGGATGGCGGCGCTGCCGGTGATGCACGATCTCCAGGCGCTGGTGAAGTCGCACGTCCAGCTCGCCGTCATCAGCGACGGGGAGGTGCTCTATCTGGAGCGGCTCAGCCGCCGCAACGCCGTCGTCAATCTCGCCCATCCGGCGTCGCGGATCCCGCCGTACCTCTGCTCGTCGGGGCTGGCGTTGCTCGCCGAGGCGCCGCGTGAGGTGCAGTCCCGGGTCACCGACGGCCCGTTGACCGTGAGCACCGATCACTCCATCCGCACCGGTGACCAGCTCCGGGCGATCCTCGCCGAGGCCCGGCGCCGCGGCTTCGCCGTGTCGTACGGCTACATCCAGCCGACGGCCAAGGGCATCGCCGTCCCGGTCCGGGACCCGGACGGTCGCACCGTCGCGGCGCTCTCCGTGGTGGTGCCGCTGGAGGTCGACCACCTGCCCATCATTCCGGCGATGATCACGGCGTCCCGGCTGATCACTGAGGGACTTGCCCCGCACCACTACACGAGTGACGACGATCCCTGGCGGGTGCGCGGAACGGGCCAGCGGGCGTCGCGACCGAGGACCACGGGCGCCGACGCGGACTGA
- a CDS encoding FAD-dependent oxidoreductase, which translates to MDSTITTDVLVIGSGAAGISAAIKAAHDGHRVLVIEKDKYLGGTSAISGGWGWLPGNKQGRAQGDTREEQVAYIKALAGDSYNEDLVTTFLDGVPEAMDFFEQDAGIEFHYADKAPDYQMDAPGAKASGRAVTVAKTDARILGADRHRMQPYLMAYTIFGYMPEIGKDIATIIDANVSVSSFLYTTRKILKTWTETIFTGRSFDRTNGNAMMTRLMYAAKQQGVQLWTSTRAAEILRGADGAVSGARIEGAHTGVVEARLGVIIAAGGFSRNKEMRQQYFPHDPKGDNHVSPVIGHDGDSYRLAAPFGGHIDNSPHQPSSWGPITAFKDTLRRDTYFPHLRAFGLPGLIAVDREGKRFANESLSYHDFCREMLKNDEGREGTYAWIIADDKAMKRYGIGWAKPWPLPQALFLNDYLKKERTVKALAERIGLPADALQATLDEFNAYAAKGEDPTFHRGTTAFHHFKGDMKHTPNPNLETIDKGPYYAVRVGMGDLGTYAGLAVNTRNEVLDARGEGVPGLYAVGTAAVSVFGGGYPGYGANIGPALVFGYLAGRDIAAHAAARRGTTGGNADAVTVTEATAVGATA; encoded by the coding sequence ATGGATTCGACCATCACCACCGACGTCCTCGTGATCGGGTCGGGTGCCGCCGGCATCTCGGCCGCCATCAAGGCCGCCCACGACGGCCACCGCGTCCTCGTCATCGAGAAGGACAAGTACCTGGGGGGCACCTCGGCCATCTCCGGAGGCTGGGGCTGGCTGCCCGGCAACAAGCAGGGCCGGGCCCAGGGCGACACCCGCGAGGAGCAGGTCGCCTACATCAAGGCACTCGCCGGGGATTCCTACAACGAGGACCTGGTCACCACCTTCCTCGACGGCGTGCCCGAGGCGATGGACTTCTTCGAGCAGGACGCCGGCATCGAGTTCCACTACGCCGACAAGGCGCCGGACTACCAGATGGACGCCCCCGGCGCGAAGGCCTCCGGCCGGGCCGTCACGGTCGCCAAGACCGACGCGCGGATCCTCGGGGCCGACCGGCACCGGATGCAGCCCTACCTGATGGCCTACACGATCTTCGGGTACATGCCGGAGATCGGGAAGGACATCGCGACGATCATCGATGCCAACGTCTCGGTGTCCTCCTTCCTCTACACCACCCGCAAGATCCTCAAGACGTGGACCGAGACGATCTTCACCGGCCGGTCGTTCGACCGTACGAACGGCAACGCGATGATGACCCGGTTGATGTACGCCGCCAAGCAGCAGGGTGTCCAGTTGTGGACCTCGACCAGGGCCGCGGAGATCCTCCGCGGCGCGGACGGTGCCGTCAGCGGGGCGCGGATCGAGGGTGCGCACACCGGGGTGGTCGAGGCCCGCCTCGGCGTGATCATCGCCGCGGGCGGCTTCTCGCGCAACAAGGAGATGCGCCAGCAGTACTTCCCGCACGACCCGAAGGGTGACAACCACGTCTCCCCGGTGATCGGCCACGACGGCGACTCCTACCGCCTGGCCGCCCCGTTCGGCGGCCACATCGACAACTCCCCGCACCAGCCGTCGTCCTGGGGCCCGATCACCGCGTTCAAGGACACCCTGCGTCGCGACACGTACTTCCCGCACCTGCGCGCCTTCGGCCTGCCCGGCCTGATCGCCGTCGACCGGGAGGGCAAGCGCTTCGCCAACGAGTCGCTGTCCTACCACGACTTCTGCCGCGAGATGCTGAAGAACGACGAGGGACGCGAAGGGACGTACGCCTGGATCATCGCCGACGACAAAGCGATGAAGCGGTACGGCATCGGCTGGGCCAAGCCGTGGCCGCTGCCGCAGGCGCTGTTCCTGAACGACTACCTGAAGAAGGAGCGGACCGTGAAGGCCCTCGCCGAGCGGATCGGGCTGCCGGCCGACGCCCTGCAGGCGACGCTCGACGAGTTCAACGCGTACGCCGCGAAGGGGGAGGACCCCACGTTCCACCGCGGTACGACGGCGTTCCACCACTTCAAGGGCGACATGAAGCACACGCCCAACCCCAACCTGGAGACCATCGACAAGGGCCCGTACTACGCGGTCCGTGTCGGCATGGGGGACCTGGGGACGTACGCGGGCCTGGCGGTCAACACCCGCAACGAGGTGCTCGACGCGCGGGGTGAAGGGGTGCCCGGGCTGTACGCCGTCGGCACCGCGGCGGTATCGGTCTTCGGCGGCGGCTACCCGGGGTACGGGGCGAAC
- a CDS encoding MFS transporter has product MDPHRPTGPSARTTPDHRPPHLTVDGIDLTIGSIVDTRGGATLVNAKKSALAGFVGSTLEYYDFFIYGLCAALIFPRLFFHTSSPALATLMSLASFGVAYVIRPLGALVLGHFGDTIGRKQVMVLTLVLMGAASVGIGLLPTYDAIGAWAPTLLLVLRLVQGFSAGGEAAGASTLTLEHSPEGRRGFFTSFAMAGFAAGMVIANLVFLPVAALPDAALYAWGWRIPFLASVVVIVIGYVVRRSLEEPEVFVEEAEHEAQVVPVAALFRTQAADVARVVAMSIFNIFQSLFAVWSLGYATHEGLSRTTMLWVSIAANGLAIAAIPFWGWVSDRVGRRPVWIAAILGCIPAFFFYMWSLQQHNYAVVFLAGMVFAGFVYCGVNGLWPSFFTELFAPRVRYSGFAIGTQIGFMIGGFAPAVAAALLGPGTWGWLPVLVFAAVCAVISAVAALSARETAFTPLVDLGPGLLRTEAQPRRLGVKV; this is encoded by the coding sequence ATGGATCCCCACCGCCCCACCGGGCCCTCGGCCCGGACCACCCCGGACCACCGACCCCCGCATCTGACCGTCGACGGGATCGACCTGACCATCGGGTCGATCGTCGACACCCGCGGCGGCGCCACCCTGGTCAACGCGAAGAAGTCGGCCCTGGCCGGCTTCGTCGGCTCGACCCTCGAGTACTACGACTTCTTCATCTACGGGCTGTGCGCGGCCCTCATCTTCCCGAGACTCTTCTTCCACACCAGCAGCCCCGCGCTGGCCACCCTCATGTCCCTGGCCTCGTTCGGCGTGGCGTACGTGATCCGCCCGCTGGGCGCGCTGGTGCTGGGCCACTTCGGCGACACCATCGGCCGCAAGCAGGTCATGGTGCTCACCCTGGTGCTGATGGGCGCGGCAAGCGTCGGCATCGGTCTGCTCCCGACGTACGACGCGATCGGCGCCTGGGCCCCGACACTGCTGCTGGTCCTGCGGCTGGTCCAGGGCTTCTCGGCCGGGGGCGAGGCCGCCGGTGCCTCGACCCTCACGCTGGAGCACTCCCCCGAGGGCCGCCGCGGCTTCTTCACCAGCTTCGCAATGGCCGGCTTCGCCGCCGGCATGGTCATCGCCAACCTGGTCTTCCTGCCCGTCGCGGCGCTCCCGGACGCGGCGTTGTACGCTTGGGGGTGGCGGATCCCGTTCCTTGCGAGCGTCGTGGTGATCGTCATCGGCTACGTCGTCCGGCGCAGCCTGGAGGAGCCGGAGGTCTTCGTCGAAGAGGCCGAGCACGAGGCGCAGGTCGTGCCGGTCGCCGCCCTGTTCCGCACCCAGGCCGCGGACGTGGCGCGGGTGGTGGCGATGTCGATCTTCAACATCTTCCAGTCGCTCTTCGCCGTCTGGTCGCTCGGCTACGCGACCCACGAAGGACTCTCGCGAACCACCATGCTGTGGGTCTCCATCGCGGCGAACGGCCTGGCGATCGCCGCCATCCCGTTCTGGGGCTGGGTGTCGGATCGCGTGGGCCGACGTCCGGTCTGGATCGCTGCGATCCTGGGCTGCATCCCGGCGTTCTTCTTCTACATGTGGAGCCTCCAGCAGCACAACTACGCCGTGGTCTTCCTGGCCGGGATGGTCTTCGCCGGGTTCGTGTACTGCGGTGTCAACGGGTTGTGGCCGTCGTTCTTCACCGAACTGTTCGCACCTCGGGTGCGCTACTCGGGCTTCGCCATCGGCACCCAGATCGGGTTCATGATCGGCGGCTTCGCCCCGGCCGTCGCCGCGGCACTGCTGGGCCCGGGCACGTGGGGCTGGCTGCCGGTCCTGGTCTTCGCCGCCGTGTGCGCGGTGATCTCGGCGGTGGCGGCACTGTCGGCCCGCGAGACGGCCTTCACCCCGCTGGTGGACCTCGGGCCGGGTCTCCTCCGGACCGAGGCGCAGCCGCGACGCCTCGGCGTGAAGGTCTGA
- a CDS encoding Dabb family protein, giving the protein MIRHMLLVRWQPDFPQEARQDWLDKVRALPEKIGFIRSLQVGRDVLGGQRSWDHGLVADFDSLDDVRAYAVHPDHLPLIAISGPNTEAMASVDFEI; this is encoded by the coding sequence ATGATTCGCCACATGCTGCTCGTCCGCTGGCAGCCGGACTTCCCTCAGGAAGCCCGCCAGGACTGGCTCGACAAGGTCCGTGCACTGCCCGAGAAGATCGGCTTCATCCGTTCCCTGCAGGTGGGGCGCGACGTGCTGGGCGGCCAGCGCTCCTGGGACCACGGGCTGGTCGCAGACTTCGACTCCCTGGACGACGTCCGTGCGTACGCCGTCCATCCCGACCATCTGCCGCTGATCGCCATCTCCGGCCCCAACACCGAGGCGATGGCCTCGGTGGACTTCGAGATCTGA